The following nucleotide sequence is from Melioribacteraceae bacterium.
ATATCAAAAACAATTGACGAATTTTTATCTGATTTGGAGAACGTTAGAAGATACTCTGACAATACAATCTCCGCATATCGAAAGGATCTGATTCAGTTTATTGATTTTCTAAATGAACGAAATATTGATTCTATTTGTCAGATAAGTGAAAAAGTTGTAAGACAATATTTAATAAACCTGAATAAATCTGAATTATCAAAAAGTTCAATATCTAGGAAATTATCTTCTTTAAGAAGTTATTTTGATTTCATAGTCGAAAATTTTGAAAATTCAACAAATCCCGTTAAAAAGATTTCAAACCCAAAGCATAAGAGAAAACTTCCTTCAATAATAAATCTTGACTCTTATGATGAAATTATTAAATTATTATCTGAAGATGATGATGTTTTTAGGAGAAATTTGAATACAGCAATCTTCGAACTTTTATACGGTTCCTCACTTCGAGTTTCTGAACTTTGCTCGATAAAGATGAATGATATTGATATTACAAACAAGACAATTAAAGTTCTTGGCAAAGGTTCAAAGTTTAGAATAGTACCGTTAGGTAACAAGTCAATTCAATTAATAGAAAGATATATTCATTCCCGCAATCAATTAAATAACACAAATTTTCTAGTTGATCAAACTGGAAACTCTTTGGATCGATGGTATGTATACCGGGTAGTAAAAAAGTATCTAAGCAAGGTTACCGACATAGAAAAGAAAAGCCCGCACGTACTTCGTCATAGTTCTGCAACTGAAATGTTGAACAGAGGTGCTGATTTGATGGCAGTAAAGGAAATTTTAGGTCATGAAAATTTATCCACCACTCAAATTTATACACACGTTAGTGTTGAAAAATTAAAAAAATCATATAAATCCGCACATCCAAAATCATAAAGGAGAAAATA
It contains:
- a CDS encoding tyrosine-type recombinase/integrase; translation: MSEPVISKTIDEFLSDLENVRRYSDNTISAYRKDLIQFIDFLNERNIDSICQISEKVVRQYLINLNKSELSKSSISRKLSSLRSYFDFIVENFENSTNPVKKISNPKHKRKLPSIINLDSYDEIIKLLSEDDDVFRRNLNTAIFELLYGSSLRVSELCSIKMNDIDITNKTIKVLGKGSKFRIVPLGNKSIQLIERYIHSRNQLNNTNFLVDQTGNSLDRWYVYRVVKKYLSKVTDIEKKSPHVLRHSSATEMLNRGADLMAVKEILGHENLSTTQIYTHVSVEKLKKSYKSAHPKS